One genomic window of Streptomyces sp. WP-1 includes the following:
- the carB gene encoding carbamoyl-phosphate synthase large subunit, whose amino-acid sequence MPKRTDIQSVLVIGSGPIVIGQAAEFDYSGTQACRVLKAEGLRVILVNSNPATIMTDPEIADATYVEPITPEFVEKIIAKERPDALLPTLGGQTALNTAISLHENGVLAKYGVELIGAKPEAIHKGEDRDLFKGVVEEVRRKTGHGESARSVICHSMDDVLKGVETLGGYPVVVRPSFTMGGAGSGFAHDEEELRRIAGQGLTLSPTTEVLLEESILGWKEYELELMRDKNDNVVVVCSIENFDPMGVHTGDSITVAPAMTLTDREYQTLRDIGIAVIREVGVDTGGCNIQFAVDPADGRVIVIEMNPRVSRSSALASKATGFPIAKIAAKLAVGYTLDEIPNDITQETPASFEPTLDYVVVKAPRFAFEKFPQADSTLTTTMKSVGEAMAIGRNFPEAFQKALRSLEKKGSQFTFTGDPGDKEALLREAVRPTDGRINTVMQAIRAGATPEEVFDYTKIDPWFVDQLFLIKEIADELAEAAELTGELLGEAKRHGFSDQQIAEIRGLREDVVREVRHALGIRPVYKTVDTCAAEFAARTPYFYSAYDEESEVAPREKPAVIILGSGPNRIGQGIEFDYSCVHASFALSDAGYETVMVNCNPETVSTDYDTSDRLYFEPLTLEDVLEIVHAEQQAGPVAGVIVQLGGQTPLGLSQALKDNGVPVVGTSPEAIHAAEDRGAFGRVLAEAGLPAPKHGTATTFAGAKAIADEIGYPVLVRPSYVLGGRGMEIVYDETRLAAYIAESTEISPSRPVLVDRFLDDAIEIDVDALYDGEELYLGGVMEHIEEAGIHSGDSACALPPITLGGFDIKRLRASTEAIAKGVGVRGLINIQFAMAGDILYVLEANPRASRTVPFTSKATAVPLAKAAARISLGATVAELRAEGLLPKHGDGGELPLDAPISVKEAVMPWSRFRDIQGRGVDTVLGPEMRSTGEVMGIDSVFGTAYAKSQAGAYGPLPTKGRAFISVANRDKRSMIFPARELVAHGFELMATSGTAEVLKRNGINATVVRKQSEGTGPNGEKTIVQLIHDGEVDLIVNTPYGTGGRLDGYDIRTAAVARSVPCLTTVQALAAAVQGIDALNHGDVGVRSLQEHARHLTAARD is encoded by the coding sequence GGTCATCGGCTCCGGCCCGATCGTCATCGGCCAGGCCGCCGAGTTCGACTACTCCGGCACCCAGGCGTGCCGCGTGCTCAAGGCCGAGGGCCTGCGTGTCATCCTCGTCAACTCCAACCCGGCGACGATCATGACCGACCCGGAGATCGCCGACGCCACGTACGTCGAGCCGATCACCCCGGAGTTCGTCGAGAAGATCATCGCCAAGGAGCGCCCCGACGCCCTGCTGCCCACCCTGGGCGGCCAGACGGCCCTGAACACCGCCATCTCGCTGCACGAGAACGGCGTTCTGGCCAAGTACGGCGTCGAGCTGATCGGCGCCAAGCCCGAGGCCATCCACAAGGGCGAGGACCGCGACCTCTTCAAGGGCGTCGTGGAGGAGGTCCGCCGCAAGACCGGGCACGGCGAGTCCGCCCGCTCGGTGATCTGCCACTCCATGGACGACGTCCTCAAGGGCGTCGAGACGCTCGGCGGCTACCCGGTCGTCGTGCGCCCCTCCTTCACCATGGGCGGCGCCGGCTCCGGCTTCGCGCACGACGAGGAGGAGCTGCGCCGCATCGCCGGCCAGGGCCTCACCCTCTCGCCGACCACCGAGGTGCTCCTGGAGGAGTCCATCCTCGGCTGGAAGGAGTACGAGCTGGAGCTGATGCGCGACAAGAACGACAACGTCGTGGTCGTCTGCTCCATCGAGAACTTCGACCCCATGGGCGTGCACACCGGTGACTCCATCACCGTCGCGCCCGCGATGACGCTCACCGACCGCGAGTACCAGACCCTGCGCGACATCGGCATCGCCGTGATCCGCGAGGTCGGCGTCGACACCGGCGGCTGCAACATCCAGTTCGCGGTCGACCCCGCGGACGGCCGCGTGATCGTCATCGAGATGAACCCGCGCGTGTCGCGGTCCTCGGCCCTCGCCTCCAAGGCGACCGGCTTCCCGATCGCGAAGATCGCCGCCAAGCTGGCCGTCGGCTACACCCTGGACGAGATCCCGAACGACATCACCCAGGAGACTCCGGCCTCCTTCGAGCCCACGCTCGACTACGTGGTCGTCAAGGCGCCCCGGTTCGCGTTCGAGAAGTTCCCGCAGGCCGACTCCACGCTGACCACCACCATGAAGTCGGTCGGCGAGGCCATGGCCATCGGCCGCAACTTCCCCGAGGCCTTCCAGAAGGCGCTGCGCTCGCTGGAGAAGAAGGGCAGCCAGTTCACCTTCACCGGCGACCCCGGCGACAAGGAGGCGCTGCTGCGCGAGGCGGTGCGGCCCACCGACGGCCGGATCAACACCGTCATGCAGGCCATCCGCGCGGGCGCCACTCCGGAGGAGGTCTTCGACTACACGAAGATCGACCCCTGGTTCGTGGACCAGCTCTTCCTCATCAAGGAGATCGCGGACGAACTGGCCGAGGCCGCCGAACTCACCGGCGAACTGCTCGGCGAGGCCAAGCGGCACGGCTTCTCCGACCAGCAGATCGCCGAGATCCGCGGCCTGCGCGAGGACGTCGTCCGCGAGGTCCGGCACGCGCTCGGCATCCGCCCGGTCTACAAGACGGTCGACACCTGCGCCGCCGAGTTCGCCGCCCGCACGCCGTACTTCTACTCCGCCTACGACGAGGAGTCGGAGGTCGCCCCGCGCGAGAAGCCGGCCGTCATCATCCTCGGCTCCGGCCCCAACCGCATCGGCCAGGGCATCGAGTTCGACTACTCCTGCGTCCACGCCTCCTTCGCGCTGTCCGACGCCGGGTACGAGACCGTGATGGTCAACTGCAACCCGGAGACCGTCTCCACCGACTACGACACCTCCGACCGGCTCTACTTCGAGCCGCTCACCCTGGAGGACGTCCTGGAGATCGTGCACGCCGAGCAGCAGGCGGGCCCGGTCGCCGGTGTGATCGTCCAGCTCGGCGGCCAGACCCCGCTCGGCCTCTCGCAGGCCCTCAAGGACAACGGCGTGCCGGTCGTCGGCACCTCCCCGGAGGCCATCCACGCCGCCGAGGACCGCGGCGCCTTCGGCCGCGTCCTCGCCGAGGCCGGCCTGCCCGCCCCCAAGCACGGCACCGCCACCACCTTCGCGGGCGCCAAGGCCATCGCCGACGAGATCGGCTACCCGGTCCTGGTCCGGCCCTCGTACGTGCTCGGCGGACGCGGCATGGAGATCGTCTACGACGAGACCCGCCTGGCCGCCTACATCGCCGAGTCCACCGAGATCAGCCCGTCCCGGCCGGTCCTCGTCGACCGCTTCCTGGACGACGCCATCGAGATCGACGTCGACGCGCTCTACGACGGCGAGGAGCTGTACCTCGGCGGCGTCATGGAGCACATCGAGGAGGCCGGCATCCACTCCGGCGACTCGGCGTGCGCCCTGCCCCCGATCACCCTCGGCGGCTTCGACATCAAGCGGCTGCGCGCCTCCACCGAGGCCATCGCCAAGGGTGTCGGCGTGCGCGGTCTGATCAACATCCAGTTCGCGATGGCCGGCGACATCCTCTACGTCCTGGAGGCCAACCCGCGCGCCTCCCGCACGGTCCCCTTCACCTCGAAGGCGACCGCGGTGCCGCTCGCCAAGGCCGCCGCCCGCATCTCGCTGGGCGCGACCGTCGCCGAGCTGCGCGCCGAGGGCCTGCTGCCGAAGCACGGCGACGGCGGCGAACTGCCGCTGGACGCGCCGATCTCCGTCAAGGAGGCCGTGATGCCCTGGTCGCGCTTCCGCGACATCCAGGGCCGCGGCGTGGACACCGTCCTCGGCCCGGAGATGCGCTCCACCGGCGAGGTCATGGGCATCGACTCCGTCTTCGGCACCGCCTACGCCAAGTCGCAGGCGGGCGCCTACGGCCCGCTGCCCACCAAGGGCCGCGCGTTCATCTCGGTCGCCAACCGCGACAAGCGCTCGATGATCTTCCCGGCCCGCGAGCTGGTCGCCCACGGCTTCGAGCTGATGGCCACCTCCGGCACCGCCGAGGTCCTCAAGCGCAACGGCATCAACGCCACCGTGGTGCGCAAGCAGTCCGAGGGCACCGGCCCGAACGGCGAGAAGACCATCGTGCAGCTGATCCACGACGGCGAGGTCGACCTCATCGTCAACACGCCGTACGGCACCGGCGGCCGCCTCGACGGCTACGACATCCGTACGGCCGCCGTCGCTCGCTCCGTGCCGTGCCTGACGACCGTCCAGGCGCTCGCCGCGGCCGTCCAGGGCATCGACGCCCTCAACCACGGCGACGTGGGCGTCCGCTCGCTCCAGGAACACGCACGGCATCTGACCGCCGCCCGCGACTAG